A region of Paractinoplanes abujensis DNA encodes the following proteins:
- a CDS encoding citrate synthase, which yields MTDVKLDHPGGQLSMPVREAVEGPGGIDVSALLKETGFVTLDQGFVNTASTTSTITYIDGDAGILRYRGYPIEQLAEKSSFLEVSYLLMHDALPTQQQLKEFGDRIRVHTLLQEEMRTFFSGFPRDAHPMAVLSSAVTALSTFYQDALDPLDPEQVEISGIRLMAKLPTIAAYAYKKSIGHPLPYPDNTLDYVDNFLRMTFGLPTVQYDIDPKIAKILDMLFILHADHEQNCSTSTVRLVGSAQANLFASVSAGINALSGPLHGGANAAVLDMLEQIRKDGGDVASFVTRVKNKEKGVKLMGFGHRVYKNYDPRAAIVKKAAQDMLATLDKPDPLLELAFQLEEIALNDDYFVSRKLYPNVDFYTGLIYKAMGFPTKMFTVLFALGRLPGWIAQWTEMMNDPANKIGRPRQLYTGAAEREFVAIDKR from the coding sequence ATGACGGATGTCAAGCTCGACCACCCCGGCGGCCAGCTGTCGATGCCGGTGCGCGAAGCGGTCGAGGGCCCGGGCGGCATCGACGTCAGTGCCCTCCTCAAGGAGACCGGCTTCGTCACCCTGGACCAAGGCTTCGTCAACACCGCCTCCACGACGTCGACCATCACCTACATCGACGGTGACGCCGGAATCCTCCGCTACCGCGGATACCCGATCGAGCAGCTGGCCGAGAAGTCGTCGTTCCTCGAGGTCTCGTACCTGCTGATGCACGACGCCCTGCCGACGCAGCAGCAGCTGAAGGAGTTCGGCGACCGCATCCGGGTGCACACGCTCCTGCAGGAGGAGATGCGCACCTTCTTCTCCGGGTTCCCGCGCGACGCCCACCCCATGGCGGTGCTGTCCTCGGCCGTCACCGCGCTGTCGACCTTCTACCAGGACGCGCTCGACCCGCTCGACCCCGAGCAGGTGGAGATCTCCGGCATCCGTCTGATGGCGAAGCTTCCGACCATCGCGGCGTACGCCTACAAGAAGTCCATCGGGCACCCGCTGCCGTATCCGGACAACACGCTGGATTACGTCGACAACTTCCTGCGGATGACGTTCGGCCTGCCCACCGTGCAGTACGACATCGACCCCAAGATCGCCAAGATCCTGGACATGCTGTTCATCCTGCACGCCGACCACGAGCAGAACTGCTCGACCTCGACCGTACGGCTGGTCGGCTCGGCGCAGGCCAACCTGTTCGCGTCGGTCTCGGCCGGCATCAACGCGCTCTCCGGCCCGCTGCACGGCGGCGCCAACGCGGCGGTGCTCGACATGCTCGAGCAGATCCGCAAGGACGGCGGCGACGTCGCCTCGTTCGTCACGCGAGTGAAGAACAAGGAAAAGGGCGTCAAGCTCATGGGCTTCGGCCACCGGGTCTACAAGAACTACGACCCGCGGGCGGCCATCGTCAAGAAGGCCGCGCAGGACATGCTGGCCACGCTCGACAAGCCCGACCCGCTGCTCGAGCTCGCCTTCCAGCTCGAGGAGATCGCGCTCAACGACGACTACTTCGTCTCGCGCAAGCTGTATCCGAACGTGGACTTCTACACGGGCCTCATCTACAAGGCGATGGGTTTCCCGACCAAGATGTTCACGGTTCTCTTCGCGCTCGGCCGCCTGCCCGGCTGGATCGCGCAGTGGACCGAGATGATGAACGACCCGGCCAACAAGATCGGCCGGCCGCGGCAGCTCTACACGGGCGCCGCGGAGCGCGAGTTCGTCGCTATCGACAAGCGCTGA
- a CDS encoding RidA family protein, with product MTVTLIDPPGLPQIPIYRQVSVATGTRLIHVAGQVAWDGGDFATQVEQAYLNVGTALAAAGATFDDVVKLTAHVVDWKPGLMPELLDGIARASARLGVTIAAPASLFGIVALDVPEHLVEVEAVAVLD from the coding sequence ATGACAGTCACGTTGATCGACCCGCCGGGCCTGCCGCAGATCCCGATCTACCGTCAGGTCTCGGTGGCCACCGGCACCCGCCTGATCCACGTCGCCGGTCAGGTCGCGTGGGACGGCGGGGATTTCGCCACGCAGGTCGAGCAGGCCTACCTCAATGTCGGCACCGCTCTGGCCGCCGCCGGGGCCACCTTCGACGACGTGGTGAAGCTGACCGCCCATGTCGTCGACTGGAAGCCCGGCCTGATGCCGGAACTGCTCGACGGCATCGCCCGCGCCTCGGCCCGGCTGGGCGTCACGATCGCCGCGCCCGCGTCGCTGTTCGGCATCGTGGCCCTCGACGTGCCCGAGCACCTGGTCGAGGTCGAAGCGGTGGCCGTGCTCGACTAG
- the htpG gene encoding molecular chaperone HtpG, whose translation METLEFQAEARQLLQLMVHSIYSNKDIFLRELISNASDALDKLRLATLQDGLEADATDLHIELAADKEARTLTVRDNGIGMTRDEVVELIGTIAKSGTAELLAKLREAKESPELIGQFGVGFYSTFMVAEKVELVTRKAGTEGHGTRWESGGEGTFTIDDAPDAPVGTTVTVHLRPSDEEDALYDYTDDWKIREIVKKYSDFIAFPIKMGDDTLNSMKALWARPRSEVSDEEYHEFYKHISHDWSEPLEIINMKAEGTFEYEALLFLPSRAPHDLFQRDSRHGLQLYVKRVFIMDDSRELIPDYLRFVKGVVDAADLSLNISREILQQDRHIQMIRRRLVKKVLSTIKDLLNNNPEKYATFWREFGRAVKEGLLNDQDNQKAILDVATFSSTAGTEPTTLAAYIERMKEGQEEIYFLTGDSRSQVENSPHMEAFQQQGYEVLILTDPVDEIWVEAVPDYDGKKLQSIARGSVDLPKDKEEPEPEGDFAPLLTFLKDQLTEQIKDVRLSHRLISSPACLVSDTDDITPALEKMYRAMGQEGPRVKRILELNPGHPLVSGLRTAFEERADDPALPETAELLYGTALLAEGGDLEDPARFAKLLAERLAKTV comes from the coding sequence ATGGAGACGTTGGAGTTTCAGGCCGAAGCCCGGCAGCTGCTGCAGTTGATGGTCCACTCGATCTACTCGAACAAGGACATCTTCCTCCGCGAGCTGATCTCGAACGCCTCGGACGCGCTGGACAAGCTGCGCCTGGCCACCCTGCAGGACGGGCTCGAGGCCGACGCCACCGACCTGCACATCGAGCTGGCCGCCGACAAGGAGGCGCGCACGCTGACGGTGCGCGACAACGGCATCGGCATGACCCGCGACGAGGTCGTCGAGCTGATCGGCACGATCGCCAAGTCGGGCACGGCCGAGCTGCTGGCCAAGCTGCGTGAGGCGAAGGAGAGCCCGGAGCTGATCGGGCAGTTCGGTGTCGGGTTCTACTCGACGTTCATGGTGGCCGAGAAGGTCGAGCTGGTGACGCGCAAGGCCGGCACCGAGGGGCACGGCACCCGCTGGGAGTCCGGCGGCGAGGGCACGTTCACGATCGACGACGCCCCGGACGCGCCGGTCGGCACGACCGTCACCGTCCACCTGCGTCCCTCCGACGAGGAGGACGCGCTCTACGACTACACCGACGACTGGAAGATCCGGGAGATCGTCAAGAAGTACTCGGACTTCATCGCGTTCCCCATCAAGATGGGCGACGACACGCTCAACTCGATGAAGGCGCTGTGGGCGCGGCCCCGGTCCGAGGTGTCCGACGAGGAATACCACGAGTTCTACAAGCACATCAGCCACGACTGGTCCGAGCCGCTCGAGATCATCAACATGAAGGCCGAGGGCACGTTCGAGTACGAGGCGCTGCTCTTCCTGCCGTCGCGGGCCCCGCACGACCTGTTCCAGCGCGACTCCCGGCACGGCCTGCAGCTCTACGTCAAGCGTGTCTTCATCATGGACGACAGCCGCGAGCTGATCCCCGACTACCTGCGCTTCGTCAAGGGCGTGGTCGACGCGGCCGACCTGTCGCTGAACATCTCGCGCGAGATCCTGCAGCAGGACAGGCACATCCAGATGATCCGCCGCCGGCTGGTCAAGAAGGTGCTGTCGACCATCAAGGACCTGCTCAACAACAACCCGGAGAAGTACGCGACGTTCTGGCGCGAGTTCGGCCGGGCGGTCAAGGAGGGTCTGCTCAACGACCAGGACAACCAGAAGGCGATCCTGGACGTGGCCACGTTCTCGTCCACGGCGGGCACCGAGCCGACCACCCTCGCCGCCTACATCGAGCGGATGAAGGAGGGCCAGGAGGAGATCTACTTCCTGACCGGTGACAGCCGCTCCCAGGTGGAGAACTCGCCCCACATGGAGGCCTTCCAGCAGCAGGGGTATGAAGTTCTCATCCTCACCGACCCGGTCGACGAGATCTGGGTCGAGGCCGTCCCCGACTACGACGGCAAGAAGCTGCAGTCCATCGCGCGCGGCTCGGTCGACCTGCCCAAGGACAAGGAGGAGCCGGAGCCCGAAGGCGACTTCGCGCCGCTGCTGACCTTCCTCAAGGACCAGCTGACCGAGCAGATCAAGGACGTCCGCCTCTCGCACCGCCTCATCAGCTCGCCCGCGTGCCTGGTCAGCGACACCGACGACATCACGCCCGCGCTCGAGAAGATGTATCGCGCGATGGGGCAGGAGGGCCCGCGGGTCAAGCGGATCCTCGAGCTCAACCCGGGCCACCCGCTGGTCAGCGGTCTGCGTACGGCGTTCGAGGAGCGGGCCGACGACCCGGCGCTGCCGGAGACGGCCGAGCTGCTCTACGGCACGGCCCTGCTGGCCGAGGGCGGCGACCTGGAGGACCCGGCGCGCTTCGCCAAACTGCTGGCCGAGCGCCTGGCCAAGACGGTCTAG
- a CDS encoding DUF6401 family natural product biosynthesis protein produces MTNEFLAFAPISPLVPASPATGLLDEMMARVGVDGIVAALADPGLLALVDQHTAAVRDALESAGRDADAEGLAGYARAIVAGARRMGVTLPSPGEAPAAPAEWQAADWHLLRLVAVCAIAEENAVL; encoded by the coding sequence ATGACGAACGAATTCCTCGCCTTCGCCCCGATTTCTCCGCTCGTTCCGGCCTCCCCGGCGACCGGCCTGCTGGACGAGATGATGGCGCGTGTGGGCGTCGACGGAATCGTCGCCGCGCTCGCCGACCCGGGGCTGCTGGCCCTGGTCGACCAGCACACCGCCGCGGTCCGCGACGCCCTCGAGTCGGCCGGCCGCGACGCCGACGCCGAGGGCCTGGCCGGCTACGCCCGCGCGATCGTGGCCGGCGCCCGCCGGATGGGCGTCACGCTGCCGTCGCCGGGCGAGGCGCCCGCGGCGCCGGCCGAGTGGCAGGCCGCCGACTGGCACCTGCTGCGCCTGGTCGCGGTGTGCGCGATCGCCGAGGAGAATGCCGTTCTCTGA
- a CDS encoding exodeoxyribonuclease III has product MRFATWNVNSVKARLPRLLEWLDTTQPDLLCLQETKVAEDGFPTAEVADLGYDVAAYGQGRWNGVALLSRVGLDDVRKGFAGEPGFPDPEARAISALAGGIRFYSIYVPNGRTPDDPHYTYKLSWLSALRGALAADIDAAPLVVAGDFNVAPTDDDVWDPKVFVGSTHVTAPEREALSGLRGVGLRDIVARPLKGDRPFTYWDYRAGMFHKNLGMRIDLVYASGAVADRVTDAVVDREARKGKGPSDHAPIVVDLAG; this is encoded by the coding sequence ATGCGCTTCGCCACGTGGAACGTCAACTCGGTCAAGGCCCGCCTGCCGCGCCTTCTGGAGTGGCTCGACACCACCCAGCCCGACCTGCTGTGCCTGCAGGAGACCAAGGTCGCCGAGGACGGCTTCCCCACCGCTGAGGTCGCCGATCTCGGGTACGACGTGGCCGCGTACGGACAGGGCCGTTGGAACGGGGTCGCCCTGCTCTCGCGAGTGGGGCTCGACGACGTGCGCAAGGGTTTCGCGGGCGAGCCCGGCTTTCCCGACCCGGAAGCACGCGCGATCAGCGCCCTGGCCGGCGGTATCCGGTTCTATTCGATCTACGTGCCGAACGGCCGCACCCCCGACGACCCGCACTACACGTACAAGCTTTCCTGGCTGTCCGCATTGCGCGGTGCTCTCGCCGCCGACATCGACGCCGCGCCGCTCGTGGTGGCCGGCGATTTCAACGTCGCGCCCACTGATGACGACGTCTGGGACCCGAAAGTCTTCGTCGGCTCCACCCACGTGACTGCGCCCGAGCGGGAGGCCCTGTCCGGATTACGCGGCGTCGGGCTGCGCGACATCGTGGCCCGGCCTCTCAAGGGTGACCGCCCGTTCACCTATTGGGATTACCGGGCCGGCATGTTTCACAAGAACCTGGGGATGCGCATCGACCTCGTGTACGCCTCGGGGGCCGTGGCCGACCGGGTGACAGACGCGGTGGTGGACCGCGAGGCGCGCAAGGGCAAAGGCCCCAGCGATCACGCCCCGATCGTGGTCGACCTGGCCGGCTGA
- a CDS encoding winged helix-turn-helix transcriptional regulator — protein MGTRDEIGALPPEADLARADSLAREIFSDVANKWSLLIIEFLGLRTMRFNELRREVGGISHKVLTQNLRTLERNGLVERTVHPTVPPSVDYSLTEAGQALRKVVDGMCDWTQTYLGHIEAARKRF, from the coding sequence GTGGGGACCAGGGACGAGATCGGTGCGCTGCCACCCGAGGCCGACCTGGCGCGGGCCGACTCGCTGGCGCGGGAGATCTTCTCCGACGTGGCCAACAAGTGGTCGCTGCTGATCATCGAGTTTCTCGGGCTGCGCACGATGCGCTTCAACGAACTGCGCCGCGAGGTCGGCGGGATCAGCCACAAGGTGCTGACCCAGAATCTGCGGACGCTGGAACGCAACGGACTGGTCGAGCGGACCGTGCACCCCACGGTCCCGCCCAGCGTCGACTACTCGCTCACCGAGGCCGGCCAGGCCCTGCGCAAGGTGGTCGACGGGATGTGCGACTGGACCCAGACCTACCTGGGCCACATCGAGGCCGCCCGCAAGAGGTTCTAG
- a CDS encoding PP2C family protein-serine/threonine phosphatase, whose translation MTAQSSAAAGERLTGGPAPALLRAALDAASEAVLLCDSADDTVLMVNAAAQALVPALTAGMSPLAGPLPGLAAALAAGDDSFTDVHDGRHLQGQRRPLGPAHYGWYLRDRSDEVARADALRAERARTAFLAEAGRRLSSSLHQGRCQRITAELAVAHLADAAMVVLPIDRRQSQWVRLVAGGMMEEGTLREQSLSQVPGLIEALGGFPPIPSKWLDASQAPEWLLPGSFGPIGALLVTPLPGNAEPAGALILARRGDDATFSPEDEILARIFAARAGAAISAALLYREQVDTTAVLQADLLPPELVQPEGIELVGSYQAAREALRIGGDFYDVFGPTDKSPDTVIALGDVCGKGPEAAVLTGKVRQTLRALRLVEAPPVEMLRVLNKALLDSGRQHRFVTLVVGSVSRAEHGRVKLSLATGGHPPPLVLRSDGSVEEVPVSGTLIGAVPRTVVNPADVELAAGELCLLYSDGLTEARGGPGGNEQFGEARLREALAECRGLPAVATVERVRQLVSDWVHGGTRDDIAMLAVRAPARTQLSLRNGARNASPFAIDARRTERRARARS comes from the coding sequence ATGACAGCGCAATCGTCGGCAGCAGCCGGCGAAAGGCTGACCGGCGGGCCCGCGCCCGCTCTGCTCCGCGCCGCACTCGACGCCGCCAGCGAGGCGGTGCTGCTGTGCGACTCCGCCGACGACACCGTCCTGATGGTCAACGCCGCGGCCCAGGCCCTGGTTCCGGCCCTCACCGCGGGCATGTCCCCGCTGGCCGGGCCGCTGCCCGGCCTGGCCGCCGCCCTGGCCGCCGGTGACGACTCCTTCACCGACGTCCACGACGGCCGCCACTTGCAGGGCCAGCGGCGCCCGCTGGGCCCCGCCCACTACGGGTGGTATCTGCGCGATCGCTCCGACGAGGTGGCCCGGGCCGACGCGTTGCGGGCCGAGCGCGCCCGCACGGCGTTCCTGGCCGAGGCCGGCCGCCGCCTGTCGTCGTCGCTGCACCAGGGCCGCTGCCAGCGGATCACCGCCGAGCTGGCGGTGGCGCACCTGGCCGACGCGGCCATGGTGGTGCTGCCGATCGACCGCCGCCAGTCCCAGTGGGTGCGGCTCGTAGCAGGCGGCATGATGGAGGAGGGCACGCTCCGCGAGCAGTCACTGAGCCAGGTGCCCGGCCTGATCGAGGCGCTCGGCGGGTTCCCGCCCATCCCCAGCAAATGGCTCGACGCGTCCCAGGCGCCCGAGTGGCTGCTGCCCGGCAGCTTCGGCCCGATCGGGGCGCTGCTGGTCACTCCCCTGCCCGGCAACGCCGAGCCGGCCGGCGCGCTGATCCTGGCCCGCCGGGGCGACGACGCCACGTTCAGCCCCGAGGACGAGATCCTGGCCCGCATCTTCGCGGCCCGGGCCGGCGCCGCCATCTCGGCCGCGCTGCTCTACCGCGAGCAGGTCGACACCACCGCGGTGCTGCAGGCCGACCTGCTGCCGCCCGAGCTGGTGCAGCCCGAGGGCATCGAGCTGGTCGGCTCCTACCAGGCGGCCCGTGAGGCGCTGCGCATCGGCGGCGACTTCTACGACGTGTTCGGCCCGACCGACAAGAGCCCCGACACGGTGATCGCGCTCGGCGACGTGTGCGGCAAGGGCCCCGAGGCGGCCGTGCTGACCGGCAAGGTGCGCCAGACGCTGCGCGCGTTGCGCCTGGTCGAGGCGCCGCCGGTCGAGATGCTGCGCGTGCTCAACAAGGCGCTGCTCGACTCCGGCCGCCAGCACCGGTTCGTCACCCTGGTCGTGGGCTCGGTCAGCCGGGCCGAGCACGGCCGGGTCAAGCTCTCGCTGGCCACGGGCGGGCATCCGCCGCCGCTCGTGCTGCGCAGCGACGGCAGCGTCGAGGAGGTGCCGGTCAGCGGCACTCTGATCGGCGCGGTCCCGCGTACGGTGGTCAATCCGGCCGACGTCGAGCTTGCGGCGGGCGAGTTGTGCCTGCTCTACAGCGACGGCCTGACCGAGGCCCGGGGCGGCCCGGGCGGGAACGAGCAGTTCGGCGAGGCCCGGTTGCGCGAGGCGCTGGCCGAGTGCCGCGGGCTGCCCGCCGTGGCCACCGTCGAACGCGTCCGGCAGCTGGTCAGCGACTGGGTGCACGGCGGCACCCGGGACGACATCGCCATGCTGGCCGTCCGCGCCCCCGCCCGCACCCAGCTCAGCCTGCGCAACGGCGCCCGCAACGCGTCGCCGTTCGCGATCGACGCCCGCCGCACCGAGCGGCGCGCGCGGGCCCGGTCGTGA
- a CDS encoding cobalamin B12-binding domain-containing protein, with the protein MSVASRRSLDDPGLHDEFLDLIGQGDEYGAVEIVNELLDGGAAPQRVIVDLIGAAQIRVGELWAVNEWTVAREHAATAISDRALAALAARTNVRPTRGRVTIACVDGEWHALPTRMLAEMLRLDGWRVDFLGANVPGPHLISHLHQTGPDVVALSCMIATRLPRAHAAITACKAAGIPVIAGGRGFGPGGRYAQHLGADAWAAGAEEAVRRLARNWPPHNQDPQLSAFLGDDEYTYVVRHRPQLIDTAIQRLTDAYPAMRTYNQRQLDSTAEDMAHIVDFLAAALYVSETAIFTDFVTWTHQVLQARGVPTVALRVGLETVQAQLRDYPRATAMLTAGMRLLNQ; encoded by the coding sequence GTGAGCGTTGCCTCGCGCCGCTCGCTCGACGACCCCGGCCTGCACGACGAGTTCCTCGACCTGATCGGCCAGGGCGACGAATACGGTGCCGTCGAGATCGTCAACGAGCTGCTCGACGGCGGCGCCGCTCCCCAGCGCGTCATCGTCGACCTGATCGGCGCCGCCCAGATCCGGGTCGGTGAGCTGTGGGCGGTCAACGAATGGACCGTCGCGCGCGAACACGCGGCCACCGCGATCAGCGACCGGGCCCTCGCCGCGCTGGCCGCCCGCACGAACGTGCGCCCCACCCGCGGCCGGGTGACGATCGCCTGCGTCGACGGCGAATGGCACGCGCTGCCGACCCGCATGCTGGCCGAGATGCTGCGGCTGGACGGCTGGCGGGTCGACTTCCTGGGCGCCAACGTGCCCGGGCCGCACCTGATCAGCCACCTGCACCAGACCGGGCCCGACGTGGTCGCGCTGAGCTGCATGATCGCGACCCGGCTGCCGCGGGCGCACGCCGCCATCACTGCCTGCAAGGCGGCCGGCATCCCGGTCATCGCGGGCGGGCGGGGTTTCGGGCCCGGCGGGCGGTACGCGCAGCACCTGGGCGCCGACGCGTGGGCCGCGGGCGCCGAGGAGGCCGTACGGCGGCTGGCCCGCAACTGGCCCCCGCACAACCAGGACCCGCAGCTCTCGGCGTTCCTGGGCGACGACGAATACACGTACGTGGTGCGGCACCGCCCCCAGCTGATCGACACGGCCATACAGCGGCTCACCGACGCGTATCCCGCGATGCGCACCTACAACCAGCGCCAGCTCGACTCGACGGCCGAGGACATGGCGCACATCGTCGACTTCCTGGCGGCGGCGCTCTACGTGAGCGAGACCGCGATCTTCACCGACTTCGTGACCTGGACCCATCAGGTGCTGCAGGCCCGGGGCGTGCCCACGGTGGCGCTGCGCGTCGGCCTGGAGACGGTTCAGGCCCAGCTGCGCGACTACCCCAGGGCCACGGCGATGCTGACGGCCGGGATGCGGCTTTTAAATCAGTAG
- a CDS encoding putative bifunctional diguanylate cyclase/phosphodiesterase — protein sequence MTEWKPFALAGLAATPTLLTGVLLVLGEVTWAQRETAVAGAVIVVPLLIRAVTAALRHDAAEDPDRTVAPERIDLEEALRRALGDGQLNVAYQPVVDLATGVPVGAEALARWVHPERGPIPPATFIPIAEEAGLIGAVGDRVRQEALRMLGTWRADGTVDDAFHLSINVSGHQLTDPHLPSTVSAELLRYGVPARCVAFEISEPVPVDAAGRVLFELRELGCHVLIDDFGTGYSPLGHLRRFPVTGIKIDRSFVAGLGSSREDDEIVRAVVAMSRALGHTVIAEGVETRLQRDALAAVGVTRGQGWLWGPAVPPAEFARHWHATGPAVALAGRNRRD from the coding sequence ATGACCGAGTGGAAACCGTTCGCGTTGGCGGGTCTCGCGGCCACGCCGACGTTGCTGACCGGCGTGCTGCTGGTGCTCGGCGAGGTGACCTGGGCGCAGCGGGAGACAGCGGTGGCCGGGGCGGTGATCGTCGTGCCGCTCCTGATCCGCGCGGTGACGGCCGCGCTGAGGCATGACGCGGCCGAAGACCCGGACCGCACTGTCGCCCCCGAACGGATCGACCTCGAAGAGGCGCTGCGCCGGGCCCTCGGCGACGGGCAGCTCAACGTGGCCTACCAGCCGGTCGTCGACCTGGCGACGGGCGTGCCGGTGGGCGCCGAGGCACTGGCACGCTGGGTGCATCCCGAGCGCGGGCCGATCCCGCCGGCCACGTTCATCCCGATCGCCGAGGAGGCCGGGCTGATCGGGGCGGTCGGCGACCGGGTACGCCAGGAGGCTTTGCGCATGCTCGGCACGTGGCGGGCCGACGGCACCGTGGACGACGCCTTCCACCTGTCGATCAACGTTTCCGGCCATCAGCTCACCGACCCGCACCTGCCCTCGACGGTCTCGGCCGAGTTGCTCCGGTACGGGGTGCCGGCGCGCTGCGTGGCGTTCGAGATCAGCGAGCCGGTGCCGGTCGACGCGGCCGGCCGGGTCCTCTTCGAGCTGCGCGAACTGGGCTGCCACGTGCTGATCGACGACTTCGGCACCGGGTACTCGCCGCTGGGTCACCTGCGCCGGTTCCCGGTCACCGGCATCAAGATCGACCGCTCGTTCGTGGCCGGCCTGGGGTCGAGCCGCGAGGACGACGAGATCGTGCGGGCCGTGGTCGCGATGAGCCGCGCGCTGGGGCACACGGTGATCGCCGAGGGGGTGGAGACCCGGCTGCAGCGGGACGCCCTGGCCGCGGTCGGCGTGACGCGGGGGCAGGGATGGCTGTGGGGGCCGGCGGTGCCACCGGCCGAATTCGCGCGGCACTGGCACGCCACCGGGCCGGCCGTCGCCCTGGCCGGCCGCAACCGCCGCGACTGA
- a CDS encoding LamG-like jellyroll fold domain-containing protein, translating into MKLALALAAVAGLTLPAAPALAAATPDDLPPSATAAADDAAVDDDSAFAADDAPAFSDDDAPADADADADADATDATADATDAADADATDAADADDAPVLAAAAPVQAAAPTAGQLVAKWTFDAGAVNGRVADTTGRGPALTTRTADSGAVRYDTATPSGRYVTFPAACATTARTCPRALFETASVPNLNPGTRAFRWSARLQLTKAQIVGSANIMQKGVAKASSQWKMQVGKTNGKAQCAVVGAGSPQVYIARSSATVADGQWHKVLCQRSGTTLSVFVDDQPAGQTTIPASLSISNTLPLRVGGPNFNTKTDMYHGRLDDVYAELG; encoded by the coding sequence ATGAAGCTCGCTCTCGCGCTCGCCGCTGTTGCCGGTCTGACGCTCCCGGCGGCGCCCGCCCTGGCCGCCGCCACCCCTGACGACCTCCCGCCGTCCGCGACCGCCGCGGCCGATGACGCGGCGGTCGATGACGACTCGGCCTTCGCCGCCGACGACGCTCCGGCCTTCTCGGACGACGACGCTCCGGCCGACGCCGACGCCGACGCCGACGCCGACGCCACCGATGCCACCGCCGACGCCACGGATGCCGCCGACGCCGACGCCACGGATGCCGCCGACGCCGACGACGCGCCTGTCCTGGCCGCGGCCGCGCCCGTTCAGGCCGCCGCTCCCACTGCCGGGCAGCTCGTCGCCAAGTGGACGTTCGACGCCGGCGCCGTCAACGGCCGCGTCGCCGACACCACCGGCCGCGGTCCCGCGCTCACCACCCGTACGGCCGACTCGGGCGCCGTCCGCTACGACACCGCCACCCCGAGCGGTCGCTACGTGACGTTCCCGGCGGCCTGCGCGACCACGGCCCGCACCTGCCCGCGCGCCCTGTTCGAGACGGCCAGCGTGCCCAACCTGAACCCCGGCACCCGGGCGTTCCGCTGGTCGGCCCGCCTGCAGCTGACCAAGGCCCAGATCGTCGGGTCGGCCAACATCATGCAGAAGGGCGTGGCCAAGGCGTCCAGCCAGTGGAAGATGCAGGTCGGCAAGACCAACGGCAAGGCGCAGTGCGCGGTCGTCGGCGCCGGCTCCCCGCAGGTCTACATCGCCCGCTCGTCGGCCACCGTCGCCGACGGCCAGTGGCACAAGGTGCTCTGCCAGCGCAGCGGCACGACCCTGTCGGTGTTCGTCGACGACCAGCCCGCCGGTCAGACCACCATCCCGGCCAGCCTGTCGATCAGCAACACCCTGCCGCTGCGGGTGGGCGGCCCCAACTTCAACACCAAGACCGACATGTACCACGGCCGGCTCGACGACGTGTACGCCGAGCTCGGGTAG
- a CDS encoding universal stress protein, with the protein MPDPSPSPVVVGVTGTAAGLAAVRLAAREAVSRDRELRIVHVFTWSHARARGAATQIVDEAVATAQRSTPGVRVTGQLVDGVPDRVLLRLGRTAEMLVLGDDDLATTPWLPSGSVLVQTVARAWCPVLVARGPRPQAGPILAAVDGSECSLLGLRTAAGEGARRNVPVLVAHVVERPGGEDAGREVLARAVAAVPELTDFTTKLLTGAAGPTLVRASSRARVTVLGPRGAHHAGLLGSVARTVLRRAASPTLFAHGSPVPGQRPAPDREREPSRVLIP; encoded by the coding sequence ATGCCCGATCCGAGTCCGTCTCCAGTTGTCGTAGGTGTGACCGGCACGGCGGCGGGGCTCGCCGCGGTGCGGCTCGCCGCCCGCGAAGCCGTCTCGCGTGACCGTGAGCTACGAATCGTGCACGTCTTCACCTGGTCACACGCCCGGGCCCGCGGGGCTGCGACGCAGATCGTGGACGAGGCGGTGGCCACTGCCCAGCGTTCCACACCCGGGGTGCGGGTGACGGGACAACTCGTCGACGGCGTGCCCGACCGGGTGCTGCTGCGCCTGGGCCGCACCGCCGAGATGCTCGTGCTGGGCGACGACGACCTGGCCACCACGCCGTGGCTGCCCTCCGGCTCAGTGCTGGTGCAGACGGTGGCCCGGGCCTGGTGCCCGGTGCTGGTCGCGCGCGGGCCGCGCCCGCAGGCCGGTCCGATCCTGGCCGCGGTCGACGGGTCCGAGTGCTCCCTGCTGGGCCTGCGCACAGCGGCCGGCGAGGGCGCCCGCCGCAACGTGCCGGTGCTGGTGGCCCACGTGGTCGAGCGGCCCGGCGGCGAGGACGCCGGCCGCGAGGTCCTGGCCCGCGCGGTGGCCGCCGTTCCCGAACTCACCGATTTCACGACGAAGCTGCTCACCGGCGCCGCCGGCCCCACCCTGGTCCGCGCCTCGAGCCGGGCCCGGGTCACCGTGCTCGGGCCACGCGGCGCCCATCACGCGGGCCTGCTGGGCTCGGTCGCGCGGACCGTGCTGCGGCGCGCCGCCAGCCCGACGCTGTTCGCCCACGGCAGCCCGGTGCCCGGTCAACGCCCGGCGCCCGACCGGGAAAGAGAGCCGAGCCGGGTGCTCATCCCGTAG